In the genome of Leptospira tipperaryensis, one region contains:
- a CDS encoding sterol desaturase family protein produces the protein MERNLVILFIPFLFLFIGMEIVFSWYRNLRLYSFGDSLNNLATGISNQIFIVVFHSITIAGYLWIYFNWRIFDLPTWSDQPVWWMPSQEFFGVPAIHWSWGIVILTWLACLFLYELAYYWNHRFSHEVNFLWAGHIVHHQSEEYNLGVAFRQASFRGLFTWVFYLPLAVVGFPPVVMALVGQLSLIYQFLIHTKWIQKLPNWFEAIFNTPSHHRVHHGINPKYINKNYGGMFIFFDKWFGTFELEEEEPKYGITTQLKSFNPLWANLHYWWEMFDLAKNSTSWKDRAKVLFANPGWTPQTVSQSQTNFESKPNTFKKYDVILPKGLTIYSIFWSCLTLSGSLSALIMVSEIPTVLLHTIFFISILSFACIGGICDLRKWALYLEPIRLLHLSYLAFTFFQGSSITFSVWGLTLLSWVWLFVYRRSFTF, from the coding sequence ATGGAACGCAACTTAGTCATTCTTTTTATTCCCTTTTTGTTTTTATTCATCGGAATGGAAATTGTATTCTCTTGGTATCGAAATTTAAGATTGTATAGTTTTGGAGATTCGCTTAACAATTTAGCCACTGGAATTTCCAACCAGATTTTTATCGTTGTTTTTCATTCGATCACGATCGCCGGTTATCTCTGGATTTATTTTAATTGGAGAATCTTCGATCTTCCCACGTGGTCGGACCAACCCGTTTGGTGGATGCCATCGCAAGAATTCTTCGGAGTTCCCGCGATTCATTGGTCTTGGGGAATCGTAATTCTTACTTGGCTCGCGTGTTTGTTTTTATACGAACTTGCGTATTATTGGAATCACAGATTCAGTCACGAAGTAAATTTTCTCTGGGCGGGACATATAGTTCATCATCAGAGTGAAGAATACAATCTCGGAGTTGCGTTTCGACAGGCGAGTTTCCGAGGATTGTTTACTTGGGTTTTTTATCTTCCGCTCGCAGTGGTAGGCTTTCCACCCGTAGTGATGGCGTTAGTCGGTCAACTCAGCCTTATCTATCAATTTTTGATTCATACAAAATGGATACAAAAATTGCCGAATTGGTTCGAAGCGATTTTTAATACACCATCTCATCATCGTGTTCATCACGGAATCAATCCAAAGTATATCAATAAGAATTACGGGGGAATGTTTATCTTCTTTGACAAGTGGTTTGGCACATTCGAACTGGAAGAAGAAGAACCGAAATACGGAATTACCACACAGCTCAAGAGTTTTAATCCGCTTTGGGCGAACCTGCACTACTGGTGGGAGATGTTTGATCTTGCTAAGAATTCTACGAGTTGGAAGGATAGAGCGAAGGTCCTTTTCGCAAATCCGGGATGGACGCCGCAAACGGTTTCCCAGTCGCAAACGAATTTTGAATCGAAACCGAATACATTCAAAAAATATGATGTGATTTTGCCAAAGGGCTTGACGATCTATTCGATTTTTTGGTCCTGTCTTACTCTGAGCGGGTCGCTCTCGGCTCTTATTATGGTCTCAGAAATTCCGACCGTCCTTTTACATACGATCTTTTTTATCAGCATTCTTTCCTTTGCTTGTATCGGAGGAATTTGCGATCTTAGAAAATGGGCCCTCTACTTGGAACCGATCCGCCTTTTACATCTGAGCTACTTGGCGTTTACATTTTTTCAAGGATCATCGATCACGTTTTCAGTCTGGGGTCTAACTCTTTTGTCCTGGGTTTGGCTTTTTGTTTATCGCAGGAGTTTTACTTTCTAA
- a CDS encoding beta-propeller fold lactonase family protein translates to MLLSQIPKETPNLMYVANLNSNTVTFFNAKTGAYLNGTLANSSFTTPASPDFVAVNPTANILYVSSQASSTVTYFNAKTGAYINGTLASSTFTTGLGPYSIGVNPNANLIYVSNTLDGTVTYFNATTGAYRNGTLSNSTVATSGNTPQAVAVDPATDRMYITNFDLDDVAFYNASTATVTVSSPTESGPTSIAINPSANLLYVGNNAGNSVTFYNATNATYINGTVTNSSLPVGTGPVSIAVNPTANILYAANQTSETLTLNNATTGAYINGTLANSSFPTGSVPTGVSVNPIHNLVYVTNSASATVTFYNALTGAYLNGTLANSSFTTGNGPSSVVVNP, encoded by the coding sequence ATGCTTCTTTCCCAAATTCCGAAAGAGACTCCGAATCTTATGTATGTCGCGAACTTAAATTCCAATACGGTAACATTCTTTAATGCGAAAACGGGGGCCTATCTCAATGGAACTCTCGCAAATTCCAGCTTTACGACTCCGGCGAGCCCCGATTTTGTCGCAGTCAATCCGACGGCAAACATTCTGTACGTTTCCTCGCAAGCCTCGAGCACGGTGACTTACTTCAACGCGAAGACCGGCGCGTATATCAACGGAACTCTCGCAAGTTCGACTTTTACGACGGGCTTAGGTCCGTATTCCATCGGGGTCAATCCGAACGCGAATTTGATCTATGTTTCCAATACGCTCGACGGAACCGTTACCTACTTCAACGCAACGACGGGCGCATATCGCAACGGAACTCTTTCCAACTCCACAGTTGCAACCTCGGGAAACACACCACAAGCGGTCGCGGTCGATCCTGCGACGGATCGTATGTATATTACAAATTTTGATTTAGATGACGTGGCTTTCTACAACGCGAGCACGGCGACGGTGACTGTCAGTTCTCCGACTGAGTCCGGTCCGACTTCGATCGCAATCAATCCTTCCGCAAATCTTTTGTATGTTGGAAACAATGCCGGTAATTCGGTGACATTCTACAACGCTACAAACGCAACCTATATCAACGGAACTGTTACCAATTCCAGTTTGCCTGTGGGAACCGGTCCGGTTTCGATCGCGGTCAATCCGACGGCCAATATTCTCTACGCTGCAAATCAGACTTCGGAAACCCTAACGCTGAACAACGCGACGACCGGAGCTTATATCAACGGAACCCTCGCCAACTCAAGCTTCCCTACCGGTTCCGTACCGACCGGAGTTTCGGTCAATCCGATCCACAATCTCGTTTACGTAACGAACTCCGCATCCGCTACGGTTACTTTCTACAATGCGTTAACCGGAGCTTATCTGAATGGAACTCTTGCGAACTCGAGTTTTACAACGGGCAACGGCCCTTCTTCCGTCGTCGTCAACCCATAG
- a CDS encoding PaaI family thioesterase, whose protein sequence is MTVSELLYHNVPTEIFTLKENCTLIEQAQNLIDQCHPGATNMKVLSVTSEISEADIPYAQSNRALHGFMHGGCFFSVGDTLTSIMAFFHVENERERTFTMDASIRYLRPVRTDTVRAKARLVRKNGKLLEYVCDFFNEENKRAAQAKYKYAIAEPR, encoded by the coding sequence ATGACCGTTTCTGAATTACTATATCATAATGTACCAACCGAGATTTTTACTCTAAAAGAAAATTGCACTCTTATCGAACAGGCACAAAATCTGATCGACCAATGTCACCCGGGCGCGACAAACATGAAGGTTCTCAGCGTAACTTCGGAAATTTCGGAAGCTGACATTCCATACGCTCAGAGCAACCGAGCGCTTCACGGATTTATGCACGGAGGTTGTTTCTTTAGCGTCGGCGATACTCTCACTTCTATCATGGCGTTCTTCCACGTAGAAAACGAAAGGGAAAGAACTTTTACGATGGACGCATCCATTCGATATCTTCGTCCCGTAAGAACCGATACTGTTCGCGCCAAGGCGAGGCTCGTTCGAAAGAACGGCAAACTTTTGGAATACGTCTGCGATTTTTTCAACGAAGAAAACAAAAGAGCCGCGCAGGCGAAATACAAATACGCGATCGCAGAACCTCGTTGA
- a CDS encoding methyl-accepting chemotaxis protein — protein sequence MSEESRFLLRLSLKLEAITYLQGVPIGIIFIVVAGGFTGDKLVAFLEGVLAATIITLFVVFVRWQILRRIISLPVSKKSDLSFVEKFNRKKKISLLHFPRWEVVITFIQWNLGISVAYFSTNALIPLTSGETLLYPILWVMIIGIVACSHFFVSEIEIATILQNTDMKTMELEPEQYIKVSLAQRFICSLSSIVLLPVIFLSYFVLVLKGSYSPAYPIEYSLSVAFCFLALMIYTTSNLFLNSLKKNSAAISQIVTAIASGNIQNSMPLISSDEIGQVSHNINAFLSKINSVVAAIRSEARTLQERSDILANDTQQFSSHAQDQAASLEELASAVEELSASGTSVLNQANNQEERVHNAEVVVEELSNAIGAIHQESGLAKAEASRMAAEAESGRESIERSVRTMTKIETSTDKMGSALTIILAIADKLKLLSINASIEAARSGESGKGFSVVAEEISKLGENTNSNAVKIQSLIEDAITRVKEGAEDMAESAHSFAKIEESIKQSIPMVEKISALSLRQLTANDAVKQNFELINRLAADIKNSTEEQSLTLTEFAESVLRLSQNTQSVSANSDNINFLASQLAGQALVLNQEVDYFRK from the coding sequence ATGTCCGAAGAATCCAGGTTTCTCCTTCGACTTTCTCTGAAACTAGAAGCCATTACTTATTTGCAAGGAGTTCCCATAGGAATCATTTTCATCGTAGTGGCCGGCGGTTTTACGGGCGATAAGCTCGTCGCATTTTTGGAAGGAGTTCTCGCCGCAACGATCATTACCTTGTTTGTGGTATTCGTGCGATGGCAAATTCTCCGGAGGATCATTAGTCTTCCCGTTTCAAAAAAATCGGATCTTTCATTCGTTGAAAAATTCAATCGAAAGAAAAAAATCTCTCTTCTTCATTTTCCTCGTTGGGAAGTCGTCATCACATTCATTCAATGGAATTTAGGAATCAGCGTCGCCTACTTTTCAACCAACGCTCTCATACCTTTGACAAGCGGAGAAACTCTTCTCTATCCCATCCTCTGGGTAATGATCATTGGAATCGTAGCCTGTTCTCACTTCTTTGTTTCCGAAATCGAAATCGCAACGATTCTCCAAAACACGGATATGAAAACTATGGAACTCGAACCGGAACAATATATAAAAGTATCCTTGGCTCAAAGATTTATCTGTTCCCTTTCTTCCATCGTTCTTTTACCGGTCATCTTTCTCTCTTACTTTGTTTTGGTCTTGAAGGGGTCCTATTCTCCGGCCTATCCGATCGAATATTCTCTCAGCGTTGCGTTCTGTTTTCTTGCTCTGATGATTTATACGACTTCCAACTTATTCTTAAATTCCTTAAAGAAGAATTCGGCGGCGATTTCGCAGATCGTAACCGCGATCGCTTCCGGAAACATACAAAATTCTATGCCTCTGATTTCGAGCGACGAGATCGGACAAGTCAGTCATAACATCAACGCATTCCTTTCCAAAATCAATTCGGTGGTCGCGGCGATTCGATCCGAAGCGAGAACCCTGCAGGAAAGATCCGATATTCTCGCAAACGATACGCAGCAGTTTTCTTCTCACGCACAAGATCAGGCCGCTTCTTTGGAAGAGTTGGCTTCCGCCGTCGAAGAGTTATCTGCGAGCGGGACCTCGGTTCTCAATCAAGCCAACAATCAGGAAGAACGCGTTCATAACGCGGAAGTTGTAGTGGAAGAACTTAGCAACGCGATCGGAGCCATCCATCAAGAATCCGGTTTGGCAAAGGCCGAAGCGAGTAGAATGGCCGCGGAAGCGGAAAGCGGTCGAGAATCCATAGAAAGATCCGTTCGAACGATGACCAAAATCGAAACGAGTACGGATAAGATGGGATCGGCCCTTACGATCATTTTGGCGATTGCGGACAAACTCAAACTTCTTTCAATCAATGCTTCGATCGAAGCCGCAAGATCCGGAGAATCCGGAAAAGGTTTTAGCGTCGTCGCGGAAGAAATTTCAAAGTTAGGGGAGAATACAAACAGCAACGCCGTAAAAATTCAAAGTCTTATCGAGGACGCGATCACACGAGTAAAGGAAGGAGCGGAAGACATGGCCGAATCCGCACACTCGTTCGCCAAAATCGAAGAAAGTATCAAACAATCGATTCCTATGGTGGAAAAAATTTCAGCTCTCTCTTTGCGGCAACTTACAGCAAACGACGCGGTGAAACAAAACTTCGAATTGATCAATCGTCTTGCCGCCGATATCAAAAACTCAACGGAAGAACAATCTCTCACATTGACCGAATTTGCAGAATCCGTACTGCGTCTTTCTCAAAACACACAATCGGTTTCCGCAAATTCGGATAATATTAACTTTCTCGCTTCGCAACTCGCGGGACAAGCGCTTGTATTAAATCAAGAAGTGGATTACTTTCGAAAGTGA
- a CDS encoding FG-GAP-like repeat-containing protein, whose amino-acid sequence MKPIFNPEITYSHAWWETEILKCILSGACADRTPPTLNVVNLSSSHNSILESGFIVGVANDDLFLSRVEVSLDSGPFLPALGTFTWRYAVPSSWKSGSLHSVQVRSVDFAGNSSEILNFGFRKGSNKDVNGDGIPDIAIVASLFSTTRNGDVYLYYGLGKGGFNPTSATMANVIITGDAAASFGYALQLGDVNGDGFADLVAGGSFEYGGANGKVYVFYSNGASGILASSFANANLTLNAGASTTLGYSLSLGDVNGDGITDIAASGYVGAGIAQIYHGGSNGVSPTPNTSIVGPGTNFGSAVRLGDLNGDGFSDLIVNGNTFSSSSGRLWIFHSSSSGISATNTAAPTLTLTGASASDAFGLSMETGDVNGDGFEDLIAASVGYSGSMGRVYTFHGSSSGLTAVSVSGANQTLTGVSASETFGNSLALGDINGDGFLDLAVSSTNFSAALGKVSFFHSTGTTISGTPSATIQGEAAGDGFGGGAFADFNGDGFSDFIAGAGGNTGSSGRSYLFYSPGASGLVVSLAVSANLAISGPTNSLFGQAFSH is encoded by the coding sequence GTGAAACCGATATTCAATCCGGAAATAACCTATTCTCATGCGTGGTGGGAAACCGAAATTCTGAAGTGTATTCTTTCCGGTGCCTGCGCGGATCGTACACCTCCCACTCTGAACGTCGTAAATCTTTCCTCTTCTCATAATTCTATTTTAGAATCCGGTTTTATCGTAGGAGTTGCGAACGACGACCTATTTCTTTCTCGTGTGGAAGTCAGTTTAGATTCCGGTCCCTTTCTTCCGGCGCTCGGAACTTTCACTTGGCGTTATGCGGTGCCTTCTTCTTGGAAAAGTGGAAGTCTCCATTCGGTTCAAGTGAGGAGCGTAGATTTCGCGGGAAATTCTTCCGAGATTCTTAACTTCGGATTTAGAAAAGGAAGTAACAAAGACGTCAACGGAGACGGCATCCCCGATATCGCGATCGTCGCTTCCTTATTTTCAACCACCAGAAACGGAGACGTCTATCTCTATTACGGACTTGGAAAGGGAGGCTTTAATCCCACGAGCGCAACCATGGCGAACGTGATTATCACGGGAGACGCAGCAGCTTCTTTCGGATATGCGCTTCAATTGGGAGACGTCAATGGGGACGGATTTGCGGATCTCGTCGCAGGAGGTTCTTTCGAATACGGCGGTGCAAACGGAAAAGTCTATGTCTTTTATAGCAACGGTGCTAGCGGAATTCTTGCTTCCAGTTTTGCAAACGCGAATCTGACTCTCAACGCGGGCGCTTCCACAACTCTAGGTTATTCCCTTTCCCTCGGAGACGTAAACGGAGACGGAATTACGGATATCGCGGCGAGCGGTTATGTAGGCGCCGGTATCGCTCAAATTTATCACGGTGGAAGCAACGGTGTTTCTCCCACTCCCAATACTTCCATCGTCGGACCGGGAACTAACTTCGGTTCGGCGGTTCGATTGGGAGATCTCAACGGAGACGGGTTCTCCGATCTGATCGTAAACGGAAATACTTTTAGTTCTTCTTCCGGTAGGCTCTGGATCTTTCACAGCAGTTCGAGTGGAATCTCCGCGACGAACACCGCAGCTCCTACGCTCACTCTAACGGGAGCTTCGGCCAGCGATGCATTTGGGCTCTCTATGGAAACGGGAGACGTGAACGGAGACGGATTCGAAGACTTGATCGCCGCCTCCGTAGGTTATTCGGGATCGATGGGAAGGGTCTATACGTTTCACGGTAGTTCTAGCGGACTTACAGCCGTATCTGTGAGCGGTGCAAATCAAACTCTAACGGGTGTGAGCGCCTCCGAAACCTTTGGCAACAGTTTAGCGTTAGGCGATATAAACGGGGACGGATTTTTAGATCTCGCCGTTAGTTCTACAAACTTCAGCGCCGCCTTGGGAAAAGTATCTTTCTTTCATTCTACGGGAACCACGATCTCGGGAACACCTTCGGCTACGATTCAAGGAGAAGCCGCCGGAGACGGTTTCGGCGGCGGGGCCTTTGCGGATTTTAACGGAGACGGTTTTTCGGACTTCATTGCCGGCGCCGGCGGAAATACGGGCAGCTCGGGAAGATCCTATCTTTTTTACAGCCCGGGAGCGAGCGGTCTCGTTGTTTCCCTCGCTGTAAGCGCAAACCTGGCGATATCCGGACCTACCAATTCTCTCTTTGGTCAGGCATTTAGTCATTAG
- a CDS encoding class I SAM-dependent methyltransferase, translated as MELHLQQIREQQKESWNHFSPGWKKWDDLFMDFLKPMGDEIIQRLDLQETDDVLDIAAGTGEPGLTIASIVQSGTVMITDLAEDMLEVARENAKRRGISNIKTQACDVSELPFSDNTFDAISCRFGFMFFPDMKLAVSEMVRVLKPGGKIATTVWNVPEKNFWITAIMGAIQRNMNLPAPIPGAPGMFRCAEQNLISHLFREAGLKSVFSKEVSGKLKCQTAETYWNVMTEVAAPIVSALSKAEESVREKIKEEVYQTIRQKYENGNVQIESSALLVSGEKS; from the coding sequence ATGGAATTACATCTTCAACAAATACGAGAACAACAAAAGGAATCTTGGAATCATTTTTCTCCCGGTTGGAAGAAGTGGGACGATCTCTTTATGGATTTTTTAAAACCGATGGGCGATGAGATCATCCAAAGGCTCGATCTTCAAGAGACGGATGACGTTTTGGATATCGCTGCGGGAACGGGAGAGCCGGGGTTGACGATCGCTTCCATTGTTCAAAGTGGAACTGTGATGATCACCGACCTCGCCGAAGATATGCTGGAAGTGGCTCGGGAGAACGCGAAGCGGAGAGGAATTTCGAATATAAAAACGCAAGCCTGTGACGTAAGCGAACTCCCTTTTTCGGACAATACTTTCGACGCGATCAGTTGTCGTTTTGGTTTTATGTTTTTCCCGGATATGAAATTGGCGGTGAGCGAAATGGTTCGCGTCTTGAAACCGGGTGGAAAGATCGCGACCACGGTTTGGAACGTTCCTGAAAAGAATTTTTGGATCACGGCCATCATGGGTGCGATTCAGAGAAATATGAACTTACCGGCTCCGATTCCGGGTGCGCCCGGAATGTTTCGTTGCGCGGAACAGAATCTGATTTCCCATCTTTTCCGGGAAGCCGGATTGAAAAGTGTCTTCTCAAAAGAAGTTTCCGGAAAACTGAAATGCCAGACCGCGGAAACTTATTGGAACGTTATGACGGAGGTCGCGGCTCCGATCGTCTCCGCGCTTTCCAAGGCTGAAGAAAGCGTGCGGGAAAAAATCAAAGAAGAAGTCTATCAAACGATTCGGCAAAAATATGAAAACGGAAACGTTCAGATCGAGTCGAGCGCTCTTCTTGTTTCCGGTGAAAAATCCTGA
- a CDS encoding GFA family protein, protein MTSANTGKCFCGSVEIEVQGAPEAMGYCHCSSCRSWSASPVNAFTLWKPENVKVLKGSEYIGRFMQTEKSDRQFCTKCGGHLMTFHPPFGLFDVYASTIPTLKFNPGLHVNYVETVLPMKDGLLKLKDFPSELGGSGQAVAE, encoded by the coding sequence ATGACAAGTGCAAATACGGGAAAATGTTTCTGCGGGTCCGTTGAAATAGAAGTGCAGGGTGCGCCGGAGGCGATGGGATACTGTCATTGCAGTTCGTGCAGATCTTGGTCTGCTTCGCCGGTAAACGCTTTTACTCTGTGGAAGCCGGAGAACGTAAAAGTATTAAAAGGGTCCGAGTATATCGGTCGATTTATGCAAACTGAAAAAAGTGATCGTCAGTTTTGTACAAAATGTGGAGGTCATCTGATGACGTTTCATCCGCCGTTTGGATTGTTTGACGTCTACGCTTCCACGATTCCTACCCTCAAATTTAATCCGGGACTTCACGTAAATTACGTTGAGACCGTTCTTCCAATGAAAGACGGATTGTTGAAGTTAAAAGATTTTCCTTCCGAGCTGGGAGGTTCGGGTCAGGCGGTTGCGGAATAA
- a CDS encoding TetR/AcrR family transcriptional regulator, whose protein sequence is MQETGLRDTIVGVAGELFIERGYNAVSIKHIAEAAHCTTAALYYYFPEGKDTILKDVLHSHLPDPEQILQVGKNAQSLQELLTQIALVVCAHDSVTVKKERWLLAEFPNFTEADRKVIHEKMKAIHSSLEREVGRFLPDPEMARVLSWIYMSASFGYGQLFGTFQLGKVGEFSTAEFAEKIAGILSNNSKS, encoded by the coding sequence ATGCAGGAAACAGGTTTACGCGATACGATCGTAGGCGTCGCCGGTGAGCTTTTTATCGAGCGCGGTTACAACGCGGTTTCGATAAAACACATCGCCGAGGCCGCACATTGTACCACGGCGGCTTTGTATTATTATTTTCCGGAAGGAAAGGATACGATTCTCAAAGACGTTCTTCATTCTCATTTACCTGACCCCGAACAAATTTTACAAGTTGGAAAGAACGCACAATCCCTCCAGGAATTGTTGACGCAGATCGCTCTTGTAGTTTGCGCGCACGATTCGGTTACGGTCAAAAAAGAGCGTTGGCTTCTTGCGGAATTTCCAAACTTTACCGAAGCGGATCGAAAAGTGATTCATGAAAAAATGAAAGCGATTCATTCTTCCCTGGAAAGGGAAGTCGGTCGATTTTTGCCCGATCCTGAAATGGCGAGAGTTCTTTCCTGGATTTATATGTCCGCTAGCTTTGGTTACGGGCAGCTCTTCGGTACTTTTCAGCTCGGCAAAGTAGGAGAATTTTCCACGGCCGAATTTGCTGAAAAAATCGCCGGGATTCTTTCCAACAATTCGAAGTCGTGA
- a CDS encoding helix-turn-helix domain-containing protein — MQNVICALRGAVLFVGKLPDLAFHSTVTSATVVGLDIDIKKRVKGNEEWMSARCFVFDGTLSHETILSGTVGILFADPGSEIGAILAKEAGPSGLSENPSWAPELISTCIEIFNTNPERYPEILTRSFPFNRLAPAKNIQDDDRLIRVLRKLVDSPEETINVDELAQEIGMSASWLQHEFKNVVGLPLRAFRKWFRIKTAVIALKQGASLADASLAAGFYDQAHFTNIFREIFGISPSVAFGKGEPIRWYIQNEEIEKILTTS, encoded by the coding sequence ATGCAGAACGTAATATGCGCACTCCGAGGCGCAGTATTGTTCGTTGGAAAATTACCGGACCTCGCGTTCCATTCGACTGTAACTTCGGCAACGGTCGTGGGACTCGACATCGATATCAAAAAGCGAGTAAAGGGAAATGAAGAATGGATGAGCGCTCGTTGTTTCGTTTTCGACGGGACCTTGAGTCATGAAACCATCCTGAGCGGAACGGTTGGGATCTTATTCGCGGATCCGGGGAGCGAGATCGGAGCGATCCTTGCAAAAGAAGCGGGTCCGAGCGGTCTTTCCGAAAATCCTTCTTGGGCTCCCGAGTTGATTTCGACTTGTATAGAAATTTTCAACACAAACCCGGAACGTTATCCGGAAATTCTGACTCGATCTTTTCCGTTTAACCGTTTAGCTCCGGCGAAAAATATTCAGGACGACGATCGTCTAATCCGTGTTTTACGAAAGCTCGTGGACAGTCCCGAGGAAACGATCAACGTAGACGAACTCGCTCAGGAAATCGGAATGTCCGCGTCTTGGTTACAACACGAATTCAAAAACGTCGTAGGTTTGCCTCTGCGGGCCTTTCGCAAATGGTTTCGCATCAAGACCGCCGTGATCGCCCTCAAACAAGGCGCCTCGCTGGCGGATGCGTCCCTCGCCGCAGGCTTTTACGATCAGGCTCACTTTACCAACATATTTAGGGAAATCTTCGGAATCTCACCTTCCGTCGCTTTTGGAAAGGGAGAACCGATCCGCTGGTATATTCAAAACGAAGAAATAGAAAAAATCCTTACGACCTCGTAA
- a CDS encoding mucoidy inhibitor MuiA family protein, translated as MKLRLKNARTSISLKILFLTSVFVPFFFFLNAQDQDSSRVIGKIQSVTIFSDRALVKRNQDVKLQGEETTLRFARLPATVILDSIRASSDGPLSISSVSIRTISAGEDSELTNDPLKKKMISIQQEIRSENDRQASYKEQLKLLSTLGQLTTEESDRQLRSNSIDVKTWSTSLEFLENRRNSYLEKIQKSEERLEQLNKEYGQVNAAFLRMADAKRWSHSEVEVVCSGKPGSKGIVSIEYLVTNVSWKGIYDLHGSSEGGDFRLESRVALRQYTGEDWKNVDITISSAKPSSAISLPLLKPWRVSQGSLAQPNRGANSDDQTPSDSEVSEGEDSANFTFRLPNKENIISDNSEHRVSMESALIKGVISHVAIPTLSSYVFLKAKFKNTTKTPLLWNDVKVFMDGSFIGSYTPGNRTTVAAGQEFEMYLGPDQRMKLKRTLLKGEVAGGGFLGKTVQIENQWQIEVSNYTKRPRQVTIYDQYPVTVDPNISTKFLGSSNESYKKDANGTLSWALLVKPGEKEKFDFSYSIEMPQTMWTSLESIRDDRKTSNELDDLKEQNAPASPKKVYNLERMLK; from the coding sequence ATGAAACTAAGACTTAAAAACGCGCGAACTTCGATTTCACTGAAAATTCTTTTTTTAACTTCGGTCTTTGTTCCGTTTTTCTTTTTTCTGAATGCGCAAGATCAGGATTCTTCTCGAGTCATAGGAAAGATTCAATCCGTTACGATCTTTTCGGATCGAGCCTTGGTTAAAAGAAATCAGGATGTGAAATTGCAGGGAGAAGAAACAACCCTTCGTTTTGCGCGTCTTCCCGCGACGGTGATTCTCGATTCGATCCGAGCCTCTTCGGACGGACCCTTGAGTATTTCTTCGGTTTCTATTCGTACCATTTCCGCGGGAGAAGATTCCGAACTTACAAACGATCCCTTAAAAAAGAAAATGATTTCGATTCAACAAGAGATCCGTTCCGAAAACGATCGACAAGCGAGTTATAAAGAACAACTCAAACTACTTTCCACTTTGGGACAATTGACCACGGAAGAATCGGACCGACAACTGCGTTCGAATTCCATCGATGTCAAGACCTGGTCTACGAGTTTGGAATTTTTAGAGAATCGCCGCAACTCCTATCTCGAAAAGATACAAAAGTCGGAAGAAAGATTAGAACAATTGAATAAAGAATACGGACAAGTCAACGCCGCATTTTTACGAATGGCTGACGCAAAACGTTGGTCGCATTCCGAAGTCGAAGTCGTCTGCTCCGGCAAACCCGGCTCCAAAGGAATCGTCTCCATCGAATATCTGGTGACAAACGTTTCTTGGAAAGGGATCTACGATCTTCACGGTTCTTCCGAAGGTGGAGACTTTCGTTTGGAATCACGGGTCGCTCTTCGTCAGTACACGGGAGAAGACTGGAAGAACGTGGATATCACAATCTCAAGCGCAAAACCTTCCTCGGCAATTTCTTTACCTCTTCTCAAACCTTGGAGAGTCAGCCAAGGAAGTCTGGCTCAACCTAATCGTGGAGCCAATTCCGACGATCAAACTCCGAGCGATTCGGAAGTTTCCGAAGGCGAAGACTCGGCCAATTTTACATTCCGTTTACCTAATAAAGAAAACATCATCAGCGATAATTCCGAACACAGGGTTTCGATGGAGAGCGCTCTGATCAAGGGTGTAATTTCTCACGTTGCGATCCCCACTCTTTCGAGTTATGTTTTTCTAAAAGCAAAGTTTAAAAATACGACTAAGACCCCCTTACTCTGGAACGACGTAAAAGTTTTTATGGACGGAAGTTTTATCGGAAGTTACACTCCGGGAAACAGAACCACCGTGGCCGCGGGCCAAGAATTTGAAATGTATCTAGGACCCGATCAAAGGATGAAACTCAAAAGAACTCTTTTAAAAGGAGAAGTCGCGGGCGGCGGATTTTTAGGTAAAACCGTACAGATAGAAAATCAATGGCAGATTGAAGTTTCCAATTATACAAAACGACCGAGACAAGTCACGATATACGATCAATATCCAGTGACCGTTGATCCGAATATCTCCACAAAATTTCTGGGTTCGAGCAACGAAAGTTATAAGAAAGACGCCAACGGAACTCTTTCCTGGGCCCTTCTTGTCAAACCGGGTGAAAAAGAAAAATTCGATTTTTCCTATTCGATTGAAATGCCTCAAACGATGTGGACGAGTCTTGAAAGTATTCGAGACGATCGTAAAACTTCCAACGAACTGGACGATCTCAAAGAACAAAACGCACCCGCGAGTCCGAAAAAAGTCTACAACTTAGAAAGAATGTTGAAATAG